In Streptomyces sclerotialus, one genomic interval encodes:
- a CDS encoding zinc-binding alcohol dehydrogenase family protein has protein sequence MSTSATTRTLALEEFGTLPRLQERAVPAPRPGHTLVRVAAATVAHLDLNILDGQFGILPELPFIPGTQGSGYVVASDTHPEGALVRLRGEGLGLSRDGAWAEHALVPDAAVEPMPEGTDPALACIYFSPVGTAWATVHAIAQVQPGERVLVTGASGAVGAVAVQLAARAGAEVIGAVGRPAKLPHVPDVAKALLASDLTEETLGGKVDVLIDTVGGQILRNALTQVRPRGRAALLGYTAGRELTLDLADFFLADVSLLPVNMISRGPEVAPEVLRLLPDLSSGALSLPYERYGMDALGEAVERLRAGTAVGKIVLDMSDAK, from the coding sequence GTGAGCACTTCCGCAACCACGCGCACCCTGGCCCTGGAGGAGTTCGGCACCCTGCCGCGGCTGCAGGAGCGGGCCGTGCCCGCACCGCGCCCCGGCCACACCCTCGTCCGGGTGGCGGCGGCCACCGTCGCCCATCTCGACCTGAACATCCTCGACGGACAGTTCGGCATCCTGCCCGAGCTGCCGTTCATCCCCGGCACCCAGGGCAGCGGCTACGTCGTCGCCTCGGACACGCACCCCGAGGGCGCCCTGGTCCGACTGCGCGGCGAAGGACTCGGCCTCAGCCGCGACGGCGCCTGGGCCGAGCACGCCCTCGTCCCGGACGCCGCCGTGGAGCCCATGCCCGAGGGCACCGACCCCGCCCTCGCCTGCATCTACTTCTCCCCCGTCGGCACCGCCTGGGCCACCGTCCACGCCATCGCCCAGGTCCAGCCGGGGGAACGCGTGCTGGTCACCGGCGCCTCCGGCGCGGTCGGCGCCGTCGCCGTACAGCTCGCGGCGCGCGCCGGCGCCGAGGTGATCGGCGCGGTCGGCCGCCCCGCCAAGCTGCCGCACGTCCCCGACGTCGCCAAGGCGCTGCTCGCCTCCGACCTCACCGAGGAAACCCTCGGCGGCAAGGTCGACGTCCTCATCGACACCGTCGGCGGCCAGATCCTGCGCAACGCCCTCACCCAGGTCCGCCCCCGCGGCCGCGCCGCCCTCCTCGGCTACACCGCCGGCCGCGAACTCACCCTCGACCTCGCCGACTTCTTCCTCGCCGACGTCTCCCTCCTCCCGGTCAACATGATCTCCCGCGGCCCGGAAGTCGCCCCCGAAGTCCTGCGCCTGCTGCCGGACCTGTCCTCGGGCGCGCTGTCGCTGCCGTACGAGCGCTACGGAATGGACGCCCTCGGCGAAGCGGTCGAGCGCCTGCGCGCGGGCACGGCGGTCGGCAAGATCGTCCTCGACATGAGCGACGCGAAGTAG
- a CDS encoding LysR family transcriptional regulator: MLNVRHLLLLTEAAERGSLTAAAEAMGMTTSAASQQMSLLEREAGQPLMERLPRGIRPTPAGAALAERGQAIRRELRAAQADLESFADLDQGTLRLGSFPTASASLLPLALTRFRRRHEGVRIEVHAGVLAELREMLHTGEVEQALLWDYGWNRIEDPALALTHLLDDPTVLVVPADSPLRAHPSVRLSDLADQEWIIRADNHPVADVLRRSCRQAGFEPRIAYASHDYQEAQAMVAAGLGIALAPRLALTSRRSDVRLLPFASDVPAPTRRILLAHALARPTTPPAQAMAHVLRVVAQRFASSGLHRAQLGAVRRS; this comes from the coding sequence ATGCTGAACGTGCGCCATCTCCTGCTGCTCACCGAGGCTGCCGAACGTGGCTCGCTCACCGCCGCGGCGGAGGCGATGGGCATGACCACCTCCGCGGCCTCCCAGCAGATGTCGCTGCTGGAGCGCGAGGCCGGGCAGCCGTTGATGGAGCGGCTGCCCCGCGGCATCCGCCCCACCCCGGCCGGCGCCGCACTGGCCGAACGCGGGCAGGCCATCCGCCGCGAGCTGCGCGCCGCCCAGGCCGACCTGGAATCCTTCGCCGACCTCGACCAGGGCACACTGCGGCTCGGTTCGTTCCCCACCGCGAGCGCTTCGCTCCTGCCGCTCGCCCTCACCCGCTTCCGCCGCCGCCACGAAGGGGTCCGCATCGAGGTCCACGCAGGGGTTCTCGCCGAGCTCCGCGAGATGCTGCACACCGGCGAGGTGGAGCAGGCCCTGCTGTGGGACTACGGCTGGAACCGCATCGAGGACCCGGCCCTCGCCCTCACCCACCTGCTCGACGACCCCACGGTGCTGGTCGTCCCGGCGGACTCCCCCCTGCGCGCCCACCCTTCCGTGCGCCTGAGCGACCTCGCCGACCAGGAATGGATCATCCGAGCCGACAACCACCCCGTCGCCGACGTACTGCGCCGCAGCTGCCGCCAGGCCGGGTTCGAGCCGCGCATCGCCTACGCCTCGCACGACTACCAGGAGGCGCAGGCCATGGTGGCCGCCGGACTGGGCATCGCGCTCGCGCCCCGGCTCGCCCTCACCAGCCGCCGCAGCGACGTCCGCCTGCTGCCCTTCGCCTCCGACGTGCCGGCACCCACCCGCCGCATCCTGCTCGCTCATGCCTTGGCCCGGCCCACCACGCCGCCCGCCCAGGCGATGGCTCATGTCCTGCGCGTGGTGGCGCAGCGGTTCGCTTCCTCGGGCCTGCACCGTGCCCAGCTCGGAGCGGTCCGCCGTAGCTGA
- a CDS encoding PrpF domain-containing protein translates to MHTPATLVRGGTSKCWLFHQVHVPTELGALEKLLVAAYGATDPVELDGVGGATPTTSKAAIVSASPEPGTDIDYLFAQVGIGTGSVEWTSNCGNCATGVALYAVAKGLVPITGDRTRVVMRNMNTGAVLEGLVDTTGGVAHDFGDQTVPGTRAGGVAVGLTFRDPAGRTTGSLLPTGMAAQELRVGAADAIRVSMVDAGAPVVLVDATSAARTGAETMEQMRTDAPWLRTVRHAAAPLMGLLKPGEEPGDAVPKVGLVGRPVPYTTTLGERVAAQDYDISVRMLTMNAPHPAIGLTSAVAVAAAGLLEDSVVSRAAGGPTEEWLRLGTPAGVIAVRCSDLRDGLPGRVTVQRAARLLADARIYVPEPGRPQAA, encoded by the coding sequence GTGCACACTCCCGCGACCCTGGTCCGCGGTGGCACCAGCAAGTGCTGGCTGTTCCACCAGGTCCATGTCCCCACCGAGCTCGGCGCCCTGGAGAAACTGCTGGTCGCCGCCTACGGTGCCACCGACCCGGTGGAACTCGACGGGGTCGGCGGGGCCACTCCCACCACCTCCAAGGCCGCGATCGTCAGCGCCTCGCCCGAGCCCGGCACGGACATCGACTACCTCTTCGCCCAGGTCGGCATCGGCACCGGCTCGGTGGAGTGGACGAGCAACTGCGGCAACTGCGCCACCGGCGTCGCCCTGTACGCCGTCGCCAAGGGCCTGGTGCCCATCACCGGGGACCGGACGCGCGTGGTGATGCGCAACATGAACACCGGCGCGGTGCTCGAAGGGCTCGTGGACACCACCGGCGGCGTGGCACACGACTTCGGCGACCAGACCGTGCCGGGCACCCGGGCCGGCGGCGTCGCGGTCGGGCTCACCTTCCGCGACCCGGCAGGCCGCACCACCGGCTCCCTTCTGCCCACCGGGATGGCCGCACAGGAACTGCGGGTCGGTGCCGCTGATGCCATTCGGGTGAGCATGGTGGACGCCGGGGCGCCGGTCGTCCTCGTCGATGCCACCAGTGCGGCACGTACCGGTGCCGAGACCATGGAGCAGATGCGGACGGACGCACCGTGGCTGCGCACCGTCCGCCATGCCGCCGCGCCGCTGATGGGCCTGCTCAAGCCGGGCGAGGAGCCTGGCGACGCGGTCCCCAAGGTGGGACTGGTCGGCCGGCCGGTCCCGTACACCACCACGCTCGGCGAACGCGTCGCGGCCCAGGACTACGACATCTCGGTGCGCATGCTCACCATGAACGCACCGCACCCCGCGATCGGCCTGACCTCCGCCGTCGCCGTCGCGGCCGCGGGTCTGCTGGAGGACTCCGTGGTCTCCCGGGCCGCGGGCGGCCCGACCGAGGAGTGGCTTCGCCTGGGCACCCCCGCCGGTGTGATCGCGGTCCGCTGCTCGGACCTGCGGGACGGCCTGCCCGGCCGGGTCACCGTACAGCGGGCGGCACGGCTGCTCGCCGATGCGCGCATCTACGTACCGGAACCAGGACGACCGCAAGCAGCCTGA
- a CDS encoding SLC13 family permease, producing the protein MSTEVISIGALLVMFVVGTILPINLGILAFVATFAVGTVSLGLTEDEIFEGFPVDLFVTIVGVTYLFSVARRNGTIDWLVAAGVRLVRGKVALIPWVLFLVAATLTAFGTFTPAAVAILVPIAMNFAYRYKINPLVAGMMVISGGHAGAFSPLAVSGALVLGLVDDTTLHISPVTLFTASFVINLVLSLLTYVFLAKRPAPPADTAHETADDENPAASGRPDWRQWLTLASLLALVVGALGFRLEIGFLALVAGALLSLVDMARQEKAVDGISWSTLLLVAGMMTYIAMLEKAGIIEDISHHAAGLGAPLLVALVLCFTVAITSAFASSTAILTAIIPLAVPLLLSSHLSAAGLIAALAVSTTIVDTSPFSTNGALVLSNARGIDTRRFYRQIIGYTGGIVALGPVVAWGALVLPWS; encoded by the coding sequence ATGTCTACTGAAGTGATCTCCATAGGCGCGCTGCTGGTCATGTTCGTGGTCGGCACCATCCTGCCGATCAACCTGGGCATCCTCGCCTTCGTCGCCACCTTCGCCGTCGGCACCGTCTCGCTCGGCCTCACCGAGGACGAGATCTTCGAAGGCTTCCCGGTGGACCTGTTCGTGACCATCGTCGGGGTCACCTACCTCTTCTCCGTCGCTCGCCGCAACGGCACCATCGACTGGCTCGTCGCGGCCGGAGTACGACTGGTGCGCGGCAAGGTGGCGCTCATCCCCTGGGTGCTGTTCCTGGTCGCCGCGACGCTCACGGCGTTCGGCACCTTCACCCCGGCCGCCGTCGCGATCCTCGTACCGATCGCCATGAACTTCGCCTACCGCTACAAGATCAACCCGCTGGTGGCCGGCATGATGGTGATCAGCGGCGGGCACGCGGGCGCCTTCTCCCCCCTCGCCGTCTCCGGTGCCCTCGTACTGGGCCTGGTCGACGACACCACGCTGCACATCTCGCCCGTGACACTGTTCACCGCCAGCTTCGTGATCAATCTGGTGCTGTCTCTGCTCACCTACGTGTTCCTCGCCAAGCGCCCCGCTCCGCCGGCGGACACGGCACACGAGACGGCTGACGACGAGAACCCCGCGGCGTCCGGCAGACCCGACTGGCGTCAGTGGCTCACCCTCGCCAGTCTGCTCGCGCTGGTGGTCGGTGCGCTCGGCTTCCGGCTGGAGATCGGCTTCCTGGCCCTGGTGGCCGGCGCCCTGCTGTCCCTGGTGGACATGGCACGGCAGGAGAAGGCCGTGGACGGCATCAGCTGGTCCACCCTGCTGCTGGTGGCGGGCATGATGACCTACATCGCCATGCTGGAGAAGGCCGGCATCATCGAGGACATCTCCCACCACGCCGCCGGCCTCGGTGCACCGCTCCTCGTGGCCCTGGTGCTGTGCTTCACCGTAGCCATCACCTCGGCCTTCGCCTCCTCCACCGCGATCCTCACCGCGATCATCCCCCTGGCCGTACCGCTGCTGCTCTCCAGCCACCTCAGTGCCGCCGGTCTCATCGCGGCCCTCGCGGTCTCCACCACGATCGTCGACACCTCCCCGTTCTCCACCAACGGCGCCCTGGTCCTCAGCAACGCCCGCGGTATCGACACCCGCCGCTTCTACCGCCAGATCATCGGCTACACCGGCGGCATCGTCGCCCTCGGCCCCGTCGTCGCATGGGGAGCCCTGGTCCTCCCCTGGTCATGA
- a CDS encoding EstA family serine hydrolase, with protein MAVHGTVAAGFEGVREEFAAFLAGEEDAPGAQLVVHRSGERVVDLWSDGVTGESLLGVFSSTKGAAYLVTALLVQDGVLDLDRTVASYWPDFAAEGKGGITLRELLAHRAGVIGLDAGFTPEELTDDRAIAARLAGQRPFWQPGRFFGYHGFVIGALVGEVVFRATGRTLQEWYEERIRAPYHLDLWLGLPESEEPRFLTTLPMLPTPEQQAEIEAAAHSPYSLGGIAFNEHAPGNGELYDFPNSRTVRANGQASAGGIGSARGLAGMYAAAAFGLDGRSPLLKPDTAAEFARIHSEGKDLVSGEPQAFGLGFHTYGPHFRCLGAGAFGHSGAAGSLALADPRQGYSYAYTRRRYAFPGGAAPENERLLWSVVRALG; from the coding sequence ATGGCAGTGCACGGCACGGTGGCCGCCGGGTTCGAAGGCGTGCGGGAGGAGTTCGCCGCCTTCCTCGCGGGCGAGGAGGACGCGCCGGGTGCGCAGCTTGTGGTGCACCGGAGCGGCGAGCGGGTGGTGGACCTGTGGTCGGACGGGGTGACCGGGGAGTCGCTCCTCGGTGTCTTCTCGTCCACCAAGGGCGCGGCGTACCTGGTGACCGCGCTCCTGGTCCAGGACGGCGTCCTGGACCTGGACCGCACCGTGGCCTCGTACTGGCCGGACTTCGCCGCCGAGGGCAAGGGCGGGATCACCCTGCGCGAGCTGCTCGCTCACCGGGCCGGGGTGATCGGCCTGGATGCCGGCTTCACCCCGGAGGAGCTGACCGACGACCGGGCGATCGCGGCCCGCCTGGCCGGGCAGCGCCCGTTCTGGCAGCCGGGGCGGTTCTTCGGCTACCACGGGTTCGTGATCGGTGCGCTGGTCGGCGAGGTGGTGTTCCGGGCGACCGGGCGCACCCTGCAGGAGTGGTACGAGGAGCGGATCCGCGCCCCGTACCACCTGGACCTGTGGCTGGGCCTCCCGGAGTCCGAGGAGCCGCGCTTCCTCACCACGCTGCCGATGCTGCCGACGCCGGAACAGCAGGCCGAGATCGAGGCCGCCGCGCACAGCCCGTACAGCCTGGGCGGCATCGCCTTCAACGAACACGCACCGGGCAACGGAGAGCTGTACGACTTCCCGAACTCCCGCACCGTCCGCGCGAACGGCCAGGCGTCGGCGGGCGGCATCGGCTCCGCGCGCGGCCTGGCCGGCATGTACGCGGCGGCCGCTTTCGGCCTGGACGGCCGGAGTCCGCTCCTGAAGCCGGACACGGCCGCCGAGTTCGCCCGGATCCACTCCGAGGGCAAGGATCTGGTGAGCGGCGAGCCACAGGCGTTCGGACTGGGCTTCCACACCTACGGCCCGCACTTCCGCTGCCTCGGCGCCGGCGCCTTCGGCCACAGCGGCGCCGCGGGTTCCCTCGCCCTCGCCGACCCCCGGCAGGGCTACTCCTACGCCTACACCCGCCGCCGGTACGCCTTCCCGGGCGGCGCGGCCCCGGAGAACGAGCGCCTGCTGTGGTCGGTGGTCCGGGCGCTCGGCTGA
- a CDS encoding FAD/NAD(P)-binding protein, whose amino-acid sequence MYDVTRPTIAVVGGGTAAACLLTALSRRLPALSAAARGTVLVYEPRRPLWRGRVYQHDAPEIITNVPVSVMSLHDDDPAHAARWLAHRLDEHAPDAGARFVPRQLIGDYLVAEAEAAQRRLLARGWTVRLVPELVDRIAPPGRRLTVFTRNTATACDFAVLCLGGPEPADPYQLAGHPGYIARPYPVSDSLRTLSSTADIAIIGTGLTAVDLVAGLAARRHQGRIWLTSRHGILPAVRPPAPAHRFTHLTATRLRLLAGRGRYDLAALTRLVAAELASARFDAAALAREIIKRESPLERLHRHLATPSPRGLHILQQAVGLVGQEAWHLLPPDDKHRILAEFHPVVMSLISPMPPRNARMLAGLAATGQLAVLPGLRAVTPYNGTFLVRTRTCTVRAGAAISAVTPAVHAVHPDARPLVDGLTRDGAAVPDPGGGIQVDFRTARVTPSARPAPSALFALGDLTHGSLYFTSGMPAIVQRAADIARTLSTGLTGMRVGCA is encoded by the coding sequence ATGTATGACGTCACCCGCCCCACGATCGCCGTCGTCGGTGGCGGCACCGCGGCCGCCTGTCTGCTGACAGCCCTCTCGCGCCGCTTGCCCGCGCTCTCCGCGGCGGCCCGGGGCACTGTGCTCGTCTACGAACCCCGCAGGCCCTTGTGGCGCGGCCGGGTCTACCAGCACGACGCACCTGAGATCATCACCAACGTTCCGGTATCCGTGATGTCGCTGCACGACGACGACCCCGCCCACGCCGCGCGATGGCTGGCCCACCGGCTCGACGAACACGCCCCCGACGCCGGTGCCCGCTTCGTCCCCCGCCAACTGATCGGCGACTACCTGGTCGCCGAGGCCGAGGCCGCGCAGCGCCGCCTGCTCGCCCGCGGCTGGACCGTGCGCCTCGTCCCGGAACTGGTCGACCGCATTGCACCGCCAGGCCGCCGGCTCACCGTCTTCACCCGAAACACCGCCACGGCCTGCGACTTCGCCGTGCTGTGCCTGGGCGGCCCGGAACCGGCCGACCCGTACCAGCTCGCCGGACACCCGGGATACATAGCCCGCCCCTACCCGGTTTCCGACAGCCTCCGTACGCTCTCCTCCACCGCCGATATCGCGATCATCGGCACGGGGCTCACCGCCGTCGACCTCGTGGCCGGTCTGGCCGCGCGCAGACACCAGGGCCGCATCTGGCTCACCTCCCGCCACGGAATCCTGCCGGCCGTCCGGCCACCCGCCCCCGCCCACCGCTTCACCCACCTCACCGCGACCCGGCTACGCCTCCTTGCCGGGCGGGGGAGGTACGATCTCGCCGCACTCACCCGCCTCGTCGCCGCGGAACTGGCCTCGGCCCGCTTCGATGCCGCCGCCCTGGCCCGGGAGATCATCAAACGCGAGTCCCCCCTCGAGCGGCTGCACCGGCATCTGGCCACTCCCTCACCCCGCGGACTGCACATCCTCCAACAAGCGGTGGGGCTGGTCGGCCAGGAGGCGTGGCACCTACTGCCCCCGGACGACAAACACCGGATCCTCGCCGAATTCCATCCGGTGGTGATGAGCCTGATCTCTCCGATGCCACCCCGCAACGCACGGATGCTGGCCGGGCTGGCGGCGACCGGCCAGCTGGCAGTGCTGCCCGGGCTGCGAGCGGTCACTCCGTACAACGGTACGTTCCTGGTGCGTACCCGAACCTGTACGGTCCGGGCCGGTGCCGCCATCAGCGCGGTGACCCCCGCCGTTCATGCCGTTCACCCCGACGCCCGTCCCCTTGTCGACGGGCTGACCCGCGACGGGGCAGCGGTTCCGGATCCGGGAGGAGGAATCCAGGTCGACTTCAGGACCGCGCGTGTGACACCCAGCGCGCGTCCCGCCCCGAGCGCCCTGTTCGCGCTCGGAGACCTGACCCACGGTTCTCTCTACTTCACTTCCGGCATGCCGGCCATCGTGCAACGTGCCGCGGACATCGCCCGGACCTTGTCAACGGGCCTGACCGGTATGCGTGTTGGCTGCGCCTGA
- a CDS encoding phenylacetaldoxime dehydratase family protein, whose protein sequence is MSATGRRTAPRFPACTAQFPEKCTAYLMGQYGVQAGDPRTCDDAARVLSRAFTGRHRPDVLDRGTFTDATGLANTVWFAYWLDPARHRAWVAEGRRPGAVPSAGTWWEESLVPTDSVETLHTHQQADLPTGGLAQVLPQHLTAQHDYWGAARDRIKGTPSGEAPRAVRHVRGNSVHVTVQGELCLIRTAQDWSRSTAFRDRYLRDVHPVKRKGVAYLAQHHAATGCLCVREIDETDEDGRALDRSCTLAWFASLDHLLTWTHSHKSHLDIYRSFFTVAADITAPLDVAFWHEVCVLPSGAVHAEYTNCHPGTGLLPLARPLATAPES, encoded by the coding sequence ATGTCTGCAACCGGACGTCGCACAGCGCCCCGCTTCCCTGCCTGTACGGCGCAGTTCCCGGAGAAGTGCACCGCCTATCTGATGGGGCAGTACGGGGTGCAGGCCGGGGACCCGCGAACCTGTGATGACGCCGCTCGTGTGCTCAGCAGGGCCTTCACCGGAAGGCACCGGCCGGACGTCCTGGACCGGGGAACGTTCACCGATGCGACAGGCCTGGCGAACACCGTGTGGTTCGCGTACTGGCTCGACCCCGCGCGCCACCGCGCATGGGTCGCCGAAGGCCGCCGCCCCGGAGCCGTGCCGTCGGCAGGAACCTGGTGGGAGGAGAGCCTGGTCCCCACGGACTCCGTCGAAACCCTGCACACCCATCAGCAGGCCGACCTGCCCACCGGCGGACTGGCACAAGTGCTCCCGCAGCACCTGACGGCCCAGCACGACTACTGGGGAGCCGCACGCGACCGCATCAAGGGCACACCCAGTGGTGAAGCGCCGCGAGCGGTCCGGCATGTGCGCGGGAACTCGGTGCATGTCACCGTGCAGGGCGAGTTGTGCCTGATCCGTACCGCTCAGGACTGGTCGCGCAGCACTGCTTTCCGCGACCGGTACTTGCGTGACGTCCATCCGGTCAAACGGAAGGGTGTGGCCTACCTCGCCCAACACCACGCGGCGACCGGGTGCTTGTGCGTCCGGGAGATCGACGAGACGGACGAGGACGGCCGCGCGCTGGACCGGTCCTGCACGCTGGCCTGGTTCGCGTCGTTGGACCACCTGCTGACCTGGACGCATTCGCACAAGAGCCACCTGGACATCTACCGGTCCTTCTTCACCGTCGCTGCCGACATCACGGCCCCGCTGGATGTCGCGTTCTGGCACGAGGTGTGCGTCCTGCCGTCCGGCGCCGTGCACGCCGAGTACACCAACTGTCATCCCGGGACCGGGCTGCTGCCACTTGCCCGGCCCCTCGCCACCGCTCCGGAATCCTGA
- a CDS encoding pyridoxamine 5'-phosphate oxidase family protein — MLTLHRTPTGFGTLPTAPFDVAAFLARPLVARLATFGSGPLSPVLQPVWYLWEQDAFWVITGSWARLGRRLAADPRFSLVVDICEQDTGTVQQVTAYGRGSLTDFDTTRGLRKLRRYLGRNVEQWDARFTMSHGQAERGTRWARLVPDVLRVADLSFRPASELSR, encoded by the coding sequence GTGCTGACGCTGCACCGTACTCCCACCGGCTTCGGGACGTTGCCCACGGCCCCCTTCGACGTGGCCGCCTTCCTGGCCCGGCCGCTCGTCGCCCGGCTGGCGACCTTCGGTTCCGGCCCGCTCAGCCCGGTGTTACAGCCGGTGTGGTACCTGTGGGAGCAGGACGCCTTCTGGGTGATCACTGGCAGTTGGGCCCGGCTCGGGAGGCGCCTGGCCGCCGATCCGCGGTTCTCACTGGTCGTGGACATCTGTGAGCAGGACACCGGCACGGTGCAGCAAGTCACGGCGTACGGACGTGGCAGCCTCACCGATTTCGATACCACGAGGGGCCTCCGTAAGCTGCGCCGCTATCTCGGCAGGAACGTCGAACAGTGGGACGCGCGGTTCACGATGAGCCACGGGCAGGCGGAGCGGGGGACCCGCTGGGCGCGGCTCGTCCCGGACGTCCTACGCGTCGCCGATCTGTCCTTCCGGCCCGCATCGGAACTCTCCCGGTGA
- a CDS encoding SUMF1/EgtB/PvdO family nonheme iron enzyme, with the protein MVDDLADEDTLRGLDDDAYHEQVRKLGDELAALPATQDTLIRLCRWAAEHADWNVRRLCVETLGARFTHAAEARRAICEATHDDVDWVAFTAIKVAGEHRLPEAPEHLIRISGWPSNFSRPDRARKPVGCGAAFTKAALWRFFGTTDPEELRVLEDRHFQYLRDQIEATRRTPDLSDAVLVPGGPFMAGSRATEIGPFRMDDTDNPPRVVELPAFWIDRTAVTNERYARFLAEAAGSTRFAHPDEPEGKDHTPAHWRDRRFNGPSLPVVGIDWYDAWAFAKWAGGRLPSEDEWEKAARGSEGCRYPWGNDWDPARAQCVLSAYEVEELRDLADLERLLVRTSLTWPPRPVLPADALPDGASPYGALQMAGNVWEITRTNFFSRQDMQPLFKGRRSKEFMNRPEAFHVLRGGTWTSPPVCLTTYYRGKDLLTDRHNEVGFRCVYDAASPAEESRA; encoded by the coding sequence GTGGTGGACGACCTGGCGGACGAGGACACCCTTCGGGGGCTGGACGACGATGCGTACCACGAGCAGGTACGGAAGCTGGGGGACGAGCTCGCTGCATTGCCCGCCACACAGGACACCCTCATCAGGCTGTGCCGGTGGGCCGCGGAGCACGCCGACTGGAACGTACGGCGGCTCTGCGTCGAAACCCTGGGCGCCCGCTTCACCCACGCCGCCGAGGCGCGGCGAGCGATCTGCGAGGCCACCCATGACGACGTGGACTGGGTCGCCTTCACCGCGATCAAAGTCGCAGGTGAGCACCGGCTGCCCGAAGCCCCTGAGCATCTGATCCGCATCTCGGGATGGCCGAGCAACTTCAGCCGGCCGGACCGCGCACGCAAACCGGTGGGCTGCGGGGCCGCGTTCACCAAGGCAGCGCTGTGGCGGTTCTTCGGAACCACGGACCCGGAGGAACTGCGCGTCCTGGAGGACCGCCACTTCCAGTACCTGCGCGACCAGATTGAGGCGACACGCCGCACCCCTGATCTGTCCGACGCGGTCCTGGTGCCCGGCGGGCCCTTCATGGCGGGTTCCCGGGCCACCGAGATCGGCCCGTTCCGCATGGACGACACGGACAATCCGCCACGCGTGGTCGAACTGCCGGCGTTCTGGATCGACCGCACCGCGGTGACCAACGAACGTTATGCCCGCTTCCTCGCCGAGGCCGCCGGCTCCACCCGCTTCGCGCACCCGGACGAACCCGAAGGCAAGGACCACACCCCCGCGCACTGGCGGGACCGCCGGTTCAACGGTCCGTCCCTGCCCGTCGTGGGTATCGACTGGTACGACGCCTGGGCGTTCGCCAAGTGGGCCGGCGGGCGGTTGCCTTCCGAGGACGAATGGGAGAAGGCGGCCAGGGGAAGTGAGGGCTGTCGGTACCCCTGGGGAAACGACTGGGACCCGGCCCGCGCCCAGTGCGTACTGTCCGCGTACGAGGTCGAAGAGCTACGGGATCTCGCGGACCTGGAGCGGCTGCTGGTGCGCACGTCCCTCACCTGGCCACCGCGACCGGTGCTGCCGGCAGATGCCCTGCCCGACGGCGCGAGCCCGTACGGTGCGCTGCAGATGGCCGGCAATGTCTGGGAGATCACCCGAACCAACTTCTTCAGCCGGCAGGACATGCAGCCACTGTTCAAGGGACGCCGCAGCAAGGAGTTCATGAACCGGCCCGAAGCCTTCCATGTGCTGCGCGGCGGCACATGGACCTCGCCGCCGGTCTGTCTGACAACGTACTACCGGGGCAAGGACCTGCTCACCGACCGCCACAACGAAGTGGGCTTCCGTTGCGTCTACGACGCCGCCTCGCCCGCGGAGGAGTCACGGGCATGA
- a CDS encoding class I SAM-dependent methyltransferase yields the protein MTSAETRTDNRAAPLPEQVGATYDKFGPLFSLILGDSAIHVGSWADPADHGERTSATSLPELANQAMTRQTDRYIGLLRPRAGQRVLDIGCGTGGPAVRLARSSGAQVTGITVSGCQATTATELALSTGLHGQVSFDHGDAMQLPYSADSFDAALAIDSLCHMNDRPRALREAYRVLRPGGLLLLTEFTASGSPSREQLDTYHAVWATGPLLSPGEVLEMAEQVGFIAERMENDTHNASMTGELMRLLYHDRHDAVLSHFGQETTAQIDALMPALCAFTHDHLGHYIFLLSKPRASRSTPPGSSNGAGSL from the coding sequence ATGACATCCGCTGAAACACGGACAGACAACCGTGCAGCACCGTTACCCGAGCAAGTCGGGGCCACCTACGACAAGTTCGGCCCGCTGTTCAGCCTGATCCTCGGTGATTCCGCCATCCATGTCGGGAGCTGGGCCGACCCTGCCGACCACGGCGAACGCACATCGGCGACCAGCCTCCCCGAGTTGGCGAACCAGGCCATGACCCGGCAGACCGACCGCTACATCGGCCTCCTCCGCCCGCGGGCCGGCCAACGGGTACTGGACATCGGCTGTGGCACCGGCGGTCCGGCTGTACGACTGGCCCGGAGCAGCGGCGCACAGGTCACCGGCATCACTGTCAGTGGTTGCCAGGCCACCACAGCCACCGAACTGGCCCTCAGCACCGGCCTGCACGGCCAGGTGTCGTTCGACCACGGCGACGCCATGCAGCTCCCCTATTCCGCCGACTCGTTCGACGCGGCGTTGGCCATCGACTCCCTGTGCCATATGAACGACCGGCCGCGGGCGTTGCGTGAGGCCTACCGGGTACTGCGCCCCGGCGGGCTCCTGCTGCTCACGGAGTTCACCGCATCCGGTTCGCCGAGTCGGGAACAACTGGACACCTACCACGCGGTCTGGGCCACCGGTCCGCTGCTGTCACCGGGCGAAGTACTGGAGATGGCCGAGCAGGTGGGCTTCATCGCGGAACGGATGGAGAACGACACGCACAACGCGTCGATGACAGGCGAGCTGATGCGCCTGCTGTACCACGACCGTCACGACGCGGTTCTGTCCCACTTCGGCCAGGAAACCACAGCGCAGATCGATGCTCTCATGCCGGCCCTGTGCGCCTTCACCCACGATCACCTCGGCCACTACATCTTCTTGCTGAGCAAACCGAGGGCGAGCAGGAGCACACCGCCCGGCTCATCGAACGGTGCCGGGAGTCTCTGA